The Arvicola amphibius chromosome 11, mArvAmp1.2, whole genome shotgun sequence genome has a segment encoding these proteins:
- the LOC119826380 gene encoding zinc finger protein 120-like isoform X1, with protein sequence METYLGQDGLDKKPRKLKRDQGELHHDMKTVTYDDVHVNFTLEEWALLNPSQKNLYKDVMLETYGNLTAVGYSREDKYTEEHCQSSRRHVRHERHHTEEKLSESTQCVKTFPYHSHLQIHKRTHAAEKPYECNQFDKAFASYSHHQSHKRTHECNQCGKAFTRHNHLLIHKRKHTGEKPYECNQCGKAFSQHSNLQHHKRIHSGEKPYECKQCGKAFTRHSHLVIHKRKHTGEKPYECNQCGKTFVCQSSLKIHKRTHTGEKPYECNQCGKAFAYHSNIKIHERIHVREKPYECNQCGKTFLCHAYLQQHKRTHTGEKP encoded by the exons ATGGAAACCTACTTAGGACAGGACGGCCTTGACAAAAAGCCGAG GAAACTGAAAAGAGATCAGGGCGAACTTCACCACGACATGAAGacagtgacctatgatgatgtgcatgTCAACTTCACTCTGGAAGAGTGGGCTTTGCTGAATCCCTCCCAGAAGAATCtgtacaaagatgtgatgctggagacctacgGGAACCTCACTGCTGTAGGCTACAGTCGGGAAGACAAATATACTGAAGAACACTGTCAAAGTTCCAGAAGACATGTAAGGCATGAAAGACATCATACTGAAGAGAAACTATCTGAAAGTACTCAATGTGTTAAAACTTTTCCATATCACAGTCATCTTCagatacataaaagaacacatgctgcagagaaaccctatgaatgtaatcaatttGATAAAGCCTTTGCATCTTATAGTCATCACCaaagtcataaaagaacacatgaaTGTAACCAGTGTGGAAAAGCCTTTACACGTCATAATCATCTATTaatacataaaagaaagcatactggcgaaaaaccctatgaatgtaatcagtgtggtaaagccttttcacAACACAGTAATCTCCAACATCATAAAAGAATACattctggagagaaaccttatgaatgtaagcagtgtggtaaagcctttacacGTCATAGTCATCTTgtaatacataaaagaaaacatactggggagaaaccgtatgaatgtaatcagtgtggtaaaactTTTGTATGTCAGAGTAgtctcaaaatacataaaagaacacatactggagagaaaccctatgaatgcaaccaatgtggtaaagcctttgcgtATCACAGTAATatcaaaatacatgaaagaattcatgttagagagaaaccttatgaatgtaaccAGTGTGGTAAAACCTTTTTATGTCATGCTTATCTTcagcaacataaaagaacacatactggagagaaaccttaa
- the LOC119826380 gene encoding zinc finger protein 120-like isoform X2 codes for MKTVTYDDVHVNFTLEEWALLNPSQKNLYKDVMLETYGNLTAVGYSREDKYTEEHCQSSRRHVRHERHHTEEKLSESTQCVKTFPYHSHLQIHKRTHAAEKPYECNQFDKAFASYSHHQSHKRTHECNQCGKAFTRHNHLLIHKRKHTGEKPYECNQCGKAFSQHSNLQHHKRIHSGEKPYECKQCGKAFTRHSHLVIHKRKHTGEKPYECNQCGKTFVCQSSLKIHKRTHTGEKPYECNQCGKAFAYHSNIKIHERIHVREKPYECNQCGKTFLCHAYLQQHKRTHTGEKP; via the coding sequence ATGAAGacagtgacctatgatgatgtgcatgTCAACTTCACTCTGGAAGAGTGGGCTTTGCTGAATCCCTCCCAGAAGAATCtgtacaaagatgtgatgctggagacctacgGGAACCTCACTGCTGTAGGCTACAGTCGGGAAGACAAATATACTGAAGAACACTGTCAAAGTTCCAGAAGACATGTAAGGCATGAAAGACATCATACTGAAGAGAAACTATCTGAAAGTACTCAATGTGTTAAAACTTTTCCATATCACAGTCATCTTCagatacataaaagaacacatgctgcagagaaaccctatgaatgtaatcaatttGATAAAGCCTTTGCATCTTATAGTCATCACCaaagtcataaaagaacacatgaaTGTAACCAGTGTGGAAAAGCCTTTACACGTCATAATCATCTATTaatacataaaagaaagcatactggcgaaaaaccctatgaatgtaatcagtgtggtaaagccttttcacAACACAGTAATCTCCAACATCATAAAAGAATACattctggagagaaaccttatgaatgtaagcagtgtggtaaagcctttacacGTCATAGTCATCTTgtaatacataaaagaaaacatactggggagaaaccgtatgaatgtaatcagtgtggtaaaactTTTGTATGTCAGAGTAgtctcaaaatacataaaagaacacatactggagagaaaccctatgaatgcaaccaatgtggtaaagcctttgcgtATCACAGTAATatcaaaatacatgaaagaattcatgttagagagaaaccttatgaatgtaaccAGTGTGGTAAAACCTTTTTATGTCATGCTTATCTTcagcaacataaaagaacacatactggagagaaaccttaa
- the Tcea1 gene encoding transcription elongation factor A protein 1 isoform X2, giving the protein MTLELLQSTRIGMSVNAIRKQSTDEEVTSLAKSLIKSWKKLLDGPSTDKDSEEKKKEPAISSQNSPEAREESSSSGNVSSRRDETNARDTYVSSFPRAPSTSDSVRLKCREMLAAALRTGDDYIAIGADEEELGSQIEEAIYQEIRNTDMKYKNRVRSRISNLKDAKNPNLRKNVLCGNIPPDLFARMTAEEMASDELKEMRKNLTKEAIREHQMAKTGGTQTDLFTCGKCKKKNCTYTQVQTRSADEPMTTFVLCNECGNRWKFC; this is encoded by the exons ATGACTCTGGAATTATTACag TCTACGAGAATTGGAATGTCTGTCAACGCTATTCGCAAACAGAGTACAGATGAAGAAGTCACATCTTTAGCCAAATCACTCATCAAATCCTGGAAAAAATTATTAG ATGGGCCATCAACTGATAAAgattctgaagaaaagaaaaaagaacctgcAATTTCATCACAGAATAGCCCTGAAGCGAGAGAAGAAAG TAGTTCCAGTGGCAATGTAAGCAGCAGAAGGGATGAGACAAACGCTCGAGACACTTACGTTTCATCTTTTCCTCGGGCACCAAGCACTTCTGATTCTGTACGGTTAAAGTGTAGGGAGATGCTTGCTGCAGCTCTCCGGACAGGAG aTGACTACATTGCTATTGGAGCTGATGAGGAAGAACTGGGATCCCAGATTGAAGAAG CTATATATCAAGAAATAAGGAATACAGACATGAAATACAAAAACAGAGTACGAAGTAGGATATCAAATCTTAAAGATGCAAAAAATCCAAATTTAAGGAAAAATGTGCTGTGTGGGAATATTCCTCCTGACCTGTTTGCTAGGATGACAGCAGAG GAAATGGCTAGTGATGAGCTCAAAGAGATGAGGAAAAACCTGACGAAAGAAGCCATCAGAGAACATCAGATGGCCAAGACTGGTGGGACCCAGACTGACTTGTTCACGTGTGGCAAGTGTAAGAAGAAGAACTGCACTTATACACAG
- the Tcea1 gene encoding transcription elongation factor A protein 1 isoform X1, with protein MEDEVVRIAKKMDKMVQKKNAAGALDLLKELKNIPMTLELLQSTRIGMSVNAIRKQSTDEEVTSLAKSLIKSWKKLLDGPSTDKDSEEKKKEPAISSQNSPEAREESSSSGNVSSRRDETNARDTYVSSFPRAPSTSDSVRLKCREMLAAALRTGDDYIAIGADEEELGSQIEEAIYQEIRNTDMKYKNRVRSRISNLKDAKNPNLRKNVLCGNIPPDLFARMTAEEMASDELKEMRKNLTKEAIREHQMAKTGGTQTDLFTCGKCKKKNCTYTQVQTRSADEPMTTFVLCNECGNRWKFC; from the exons ATGGAGGACGAGGTGGTTCGCATCGCCAAGAAGATGGACAAGATGGTTCAGAAGAAGAACGCG gctGGTGCATTGGATTTGCTGAAAGAGCTTAAGAATATTCCCATGACTCTGGAATTATTACag TCTACGAGAATTGGAATGTCTGTCAACGCTATTCGCAAACAGAGTACAGATGAAGAAGTCACATCTTTAGCCAAATCACTCATCAAATCCTGGAAAAAATTATTAG ATGGGCCATCAACTGATAAAgattctgaagaaaagaaaaaagaacctgcAATTTCATCACAGAATAGCCCTGAAGCGAGAGAAGAAAG TAGTTCCAGTGGCAATGTAAGCAGCAGAAGGGATGAGACAAACGCTCGAGACACTTACGTTTCATCTTTTCCTCGGGCACCAAGCACTTCTGATTCTGTACGGTTAAAGTGTAGGGAGATGCTTGCTGCAGCTCTCCGGACAGGAG aTGACTACATTGCTATTGGAGCTGATGAGGAAGAACTGGGATCCCAGATTGAAGAAG CTATATATCAAGAAATAAGGAATACAGACATGAAATACAAAAACAGAGTACGAAGTAGGATATCAAATCTTAAAGATGCAAAAAATCCAAATTTAAGGAAAAATGTGCTGTGTGGGAATATTCCTCCTGACCTGTTTGCTAGGATGACAGCAGAG GAAATGGCTAGTGATGAGCTCAAAGAGATGAGGAAAAACCTGACGAAAGAAGCCATCAGAGAACATCAGATGGCCAAGACTGGTGGGACCCAGACTGACTTGTTCACGTGTGGCAAGTGTAAGAAGAAGAACTGCACTTATACACAG